The Microbacterium sp. LWH7-1.2 genome window below encodes:
- a CDS encoding DNA topoisomerase IB, with amino-acid sequence MPKLVRVRPYEDPGFRRLRSGSGFRYVDAKGRPPGSRHLARIQALVIPPAWQDVWISTRPDGHIQAVGVDDAGRRQYVYHPTWTAGRDRGKFARALALAEALPRARARVTTSLRREALDRERVLAVAFRLLDEAAPRIGSERYFAAHGSRGLTTLQRRDAAVAASVITFAFPGKSGKHQLLELDDAELAAAIELLATGRPRSPLLAWQRGSRRVPLTPAEVNAYVRSLTGGKFTAKDFRTLRGTILAAEALARIGTADTKTERKRAEVLAVRATAEALGNTPSVARGSYIDPRVFVRYGDGHLLDLSKTGESAIRALLLKPARRGGEPELPEDVELAE; translated from the coding sequence ATGCCGAAGCTCGTCCGAGTCCGTCCCTACGAGGACCCCGGCTTCCGCCGGCTGCGCTCCGGGTCGGGCTTCCGGTACGTCGACGCCAAGGGGCGCCCGCCCGGATCCCGCCACCTCGCACGCATCCAGGCGCTGGTGATCCCGCCCGCCTGGCAGGACGTGTGGATCAGCACGCGCCCCGACGGGCACATTCAAGCGGTGGGCGTCGACGACGCCGGCCGCAGGCAGTACGTCTATCACCCCACCTGGACCGCCGGCCGCGACCGCGGCAAGTTCGCGCGGGCGCTGGCCCTCGCCGAGGCGCTGCCGCGCGCCCGCGCCCGGGTGACGACGTCGTTGCGCCGCGAAGCCCTCGACCGCGAACGCGTGCTCGCCGTCGCATTCCGGCTCCTCGACGAGGCCGCGCCGCGCATCGGCTCGGAGCGCTACTTCGCCGCACACGGCAGCCGCGGTCTCACGACCCTGCAGCGACGAGATGCCGCGGTCGCGGCATCCGTCATCACCTTCGCCTTTCCCGGCAAGAGCGGCAAGCACCAGCTGCTGGAGCTCGACGACGCCGAGCTCGCCGCGGCGATCGAACTCCTCGCGACGGGGCGGCCACGCTCGCCGTTGCTCGCGTGGCAGCGCGGGAGCAGGCGGGTGCCGCTGACCCCTGCCGAGGTGAATGCCTACGTCCGGTCGCTCACCGGCGGCAAGTTCACCGCCAAAGACTTCCGGACGCTCCGCGGCACGATCCTCGCCGCCGAGGCGCTCGCGCGCATCGGCACCGCAGACACCAAGACCGAGCGCAAGCGCGCCGAGGTGCTCGCCGTGCGCGCGACCGCCGAGGCCCTCGGCAACACCCCGTCGGTCGCGCGCGGCTCGTACATCGACCCTCGCGTCTTCGTCCGGTACGGCGACGGACACCTCCTCGACCTCTCCAAGACGGGTGAGTCCGCGATCCGCGCGCTCCTGCTGAAGCCCGCACGCCGCGGCGGCGAGCCCGAGCTTCCGGAGGACGTCGAGCTCGCGGAGTAG
- a CDS encoding MerR family transcriptional regulator, which yields MEEEQEWSIQQIAKLAGTTSRTLRHYDDIGLLVPSRIGHNGYRYYGQAALVRLQRILLLRQLGLGLPQIAAVIERETGEVPALEAHLAWLRQEQDRLARQIASVENTISAVRGGERLMAENMFDGFDHTQYKDEVEQRWGEKAYADGDRWWRSMSADEKAAWQQRASDLGRDWIAAAESGMAPDSDEAQAVAERHVEWLAGIPGTPAAAPGGDVKGYVIGLGEMYVADPRFGANYATSQGGTHGAEFVRDALRVYAEANL from the coding sequence ATGGAAGAGGAGCAGGAGTGGTCGATCCAGCAGATCGCGAAGCTCGCCGGCACCACGAGTCGGACGCTCCGCCACTACGACGACATCGGCCTGCTCGTGCCGTCGCGCATCGGCCATAACGGCTACCGGTACTACGGCCAGGCCGCGCTCGTGCGGCTGCAGCGCATCCTGCTGCTGCGCCAGCTCGGGCTCGGGCTGCCGCAGATCGCGGCGGTGATCGAGCGTGAGACCGGGGAGGTGCCTGCCCTCGAGGCGCACCTGGCATGGCTGCGACAGGAGCAGGACCGGCTGGCGCGGCAGATCGCGTCGGTCGAGAACACGATCAGTGCAGTGAGAGGAGGTGAACGACTGATGGCAGAGAACATGTTCGACGGCTTCGACCACACGCAGTACAAGGACGAGGTCGAACAGCGCTGGGGCGAGAAGGCGTACGCCGACGGCGACCGCTGGTGGCGCTCGATGAGCGCCGATGAGAAGGCGGCGTGGCAGCAGCGCGCCTCGGACCTCGGCCGTGACTGGATCGCGGCCGCGGAATCCGGGATGGCCCCCGACAGCGACGAGGCCCAGGCGGTCGCGGAGCGGCACGTCGAGTGGCTGGCGGGCATCCCAGGAACCCCGGCGGCGGCGCCCGGCGGCGACGTGAAGGGCTACGTGATCGGCCTCGGCGAGATGTATGTCGCCGACCCGCGCTTCGGGGCGAACTACGCGACGAGCCAGGGCGGCACGCACGGCGCCGAGTTCGTGCGCGATGCGCTCCGCGTGTACGCGGAGGCGAACCTGTAG
- a CDS encoding PadR family transcriptional regulator, whose translation MAPVFSHGDLRLYLLNLLDEGPRHGYDIMQALSDRTGGTYTPSAGTIYPRLAKLEEEGLVTKTVDGRKTVYAITEAGHAEVQSRAGELEGIEAGLADSVRLIADEVRGSVREAMKSLRADLAAASRDERESTPQPSREDDPRVRSREQVQRVDALVNEFRANVRGDVRVHVARGGELAAAVVDQLAGELDRVARDVTRALRG comes from the coding sequence ATGGCCCCCGTTTTCTCGCACGGCGACCTGCGCCTGTACCTGCTGAACCTGCTCGATGAAGGGCCGCGCCACGGCTACGACATCATGCAGGCCCTGTCGGACCGCACCGGGGGAACCTACACCCCCAGCGCCGGCACCATCTATCCGCGTCTGGCGAAGCTCGAAGAGGAGGGCCTCGTGACCAAGACCGTCGACGGTCGCAAGACCGTGTACGCGATCACGGAGGCCGGCCACGCCGAGGTGCAGTCGCGCGCGGGCGAGCTCGAGGGCATCGAGGCCGGCCTCGCCGACTCGGTGCGGCTCATCGCCGACGAAGTGCGCGGAAGCGTCCGGGAGGCGATGAAGAGCCTCCGCGCCGACCTCGCCGCCGCGTCGCGCGACGAGCGCGAGTCCACGCCGCAGCCCTCACGCGAGGACGACCCCCGCGTGCGCAGCCGCGAGCAGGTGCAGCGCGTCGACGCCCTCGTGAACGAGTTCCGCGCGAACGTGCGCGGCGACGTCCGCGTCCACGTCGCCCGCGGGGGCGAGCTCGCCGCCGCGGTGGTCGACCAGCTCGCCGGCGAGCTCGACCGTGTGGCGCGCGACGTGACACGCGCGCTGCGCGGCTGA
- a CDS encoding DUF4097 family beta strand repeat-containing protein: MTLEKWIIHPGETRVIDIETVRTLKIGLVGGQVDVIAHDEPGIRIEVHGVTVKDLRIEVADDHVEIDHPQLRWDNFLEVFRNFGTSGPKAEISVAVPRDVALTLGVVSASALVSGLQAGASLNTVSGDIIVDGLTGDLSVNAVSGDVQVRELVGALNANSVSGDVAATGVIRKATIDTVSGSVLVDSTGDMLSVGLNTVSGTSTVRLDEGHPANYVIRSVSGRVQVDGVVRSGNGTGPTTNYSGSVGELSGSFADVRAHSVSGDITVLRRAAPPVTDAAPPASVDAPASAPADAGPSAEAAGVDEEEW, encoded by the coding sequence ATGACCCTGGAGAAGTGGATCATCCACCCGGGCGAGACACGCGTCATCGACATCGAGACCGTGCGCACGCTCAAGATCGGCCTCGTCGGCGGACAGGTCGACGTGATCGCCCACGACGAGCCCGGCATCCGCATCGAGGTCCACGGCGTCACCGTCAAGGACCTCCGTATCGAGGTCGCCGACGACCACGTCGAGATCGACCACCCGCAGCTGCGCTGGGACAACTTCCTCGAGGTGTTCCGCAACTTCGGCACCTCTGGCCCCAAGGCCGAGATCAGCGTCGCGGTCCCCCGCGACGTCGCTCTCACCCTCGGCGTCGTCAGCGCGAGCGCCCTCGTCTCGGGCCTGCAGGCCGGCGCCTCGCTCAACACCGTGTCCGGCGACATCATCGTCGACGGCCTCACCGGCGACCTCTCGGTCAACGCCGTCTCGGGCGACGTGCAGGTGCGCGAACTCGTCGGAGCCCTCAACGCCAACAGCGTCTCGGGCGACGTGGCCGCCACCGGCGTCATCCGCAAGGCCACCATCGACACCGTCTCGGGCTCCGTGCTCGTCGACTCGACCGGCGACATGCTGTCGGTCGGCCTCAACACCGTCAGCGGCACCTCGACCGTGCGCCTCGACGAGGGGCACCCCGCCAACTACGTCATCCGCAGCGTCAGCGGCCGCGTCCAGGTCGACGGCGTCGTGCGCTCCGGCAACGGCACCGGCCCGACCACCAACTACTCCGGCTCGGTCGGCGAGCTCAGCGGCAGCTTCGCCGACGTGCGCGCCCACAGCGTGTCGGGCGACATCACCGTGCTGCGCCGCGCGGCTCCTCCGGTGACGGATGCTGCGCCCCCGGCCTCCGTCGATGCTCCGGCGTCTGCGCCAGCTGATGCCGGCCCGTCGGCCGAGGCCGCCGGCGTCGACGAAGAGGAGTGGTGA
- a CDS encoding Rho termination factor N-terminal domain-containing protein, whose translation MPAGRGSNLKDRDMYEELRKDGASKEKAARISNAAASQGRKQVGKRGGNAKDYDDRTVPELRERAKELGLKGYSGKKKSELISMIRNH comes from the coding sequence ATGCCCGCAGGACGTGGATCGAACTTGAAGGATCGCGACATGTACGAGGAGCTCCGCAAGGACGGCGCCTCGAAGGAGAAGGCCGCGCGCATCTCGAACGCCGCCGCGAGCCAGGGCCGGAAGCAGGTCGGCAAACGCGGCGGCAACGCCAAGGACTACGACGATCGCACCGTTCCGGAGCTGCGCGAGCGCGCGAAGGAGCTGGGTCTCAAGGGGTACTCGGGCAAGAAGAAGTCCGAGCTCATCTCGATGATCCGCAACCACTGA
- a CDS encoding DUF3073 family protein: MGRGRQKAKHTKIARELKYDTYSVNYSALERELGHHSEDEYVDKWADQYSDEDEDETSPLSSSQA; this comes from the coding sequence ATGGGGCGTGGCCGTCAGAAGGCGAAGCACACCAAGATCGCCCGAGAGCTGAAGTACGACACGTACAGCGTGAACTACTCGGCACTCGAGCGCGAGCTCGGTCACCACAGTGAAGACGAGTACGTCGACAAGTGGGCCGACCAGTACAGCGACGAAGACGAGGACGAGACCTCACCGCTCTCGTCGTCGCAGGCGTAA
- a CDS encoding universal stress protein, with protein MTDEASEPEGDARKDESLHGAVIAGVIPDQSPRVLKEAARYAKLFQAPLVVVHVDVTRFVTYEDPDGYVHSAPLDINIAAGEGDLAKVQDAAASVVGDTGPEWTVRQLVGDPAMAIKHFADEIDARLIVVGTRKRGFGESVREFFTGSVGARLAHRQHRPILIVPLGEPVPDDEEIWPA; from the coding sequence ATGACCGACGAGGCATCCGAGCCGGAAGGCGATGCGAGGAAAGACGAGAGCCTGCACGGGGCGGTGATCGCGGGGGTCATCCCCGACCAGTCGCCGCGCGTCCTGAAGGAGGCGGCCCGCTACGCCAAGCTCTTCCAGGCACCGCTCGTGGTCGTGCACGTCGACGTCACGCGCTTCGTCACCTACGAGGACCCCGACGGGTACGTCCACTCCGCACCCCTCGACATCAACATCGCCGCCGGCGAAGGGGACCTCGCGAAGGTGCAGGATGCCGCAGCATCCGTCGTGGGCGACACCGGGCCCGAATGGACGGTGCGTCAGCTCGTCGGCGACCCCGCGATGGCCATCAAGCACTTCGCCGACGAGATCGACGCGCGCCTCATCGTCGTCGGCACCCGCAAGCGCGGCTTCGGCGAGTCGGTCCGCGAGTTCTTCACCGGCTCGGTCGGCGCGCGCCTCGCGCACCGGCAGCACCGACCGATCCTGATCGTGCCGCTCGGCGAGCCGGTTCCCGACGACGAGGAGATCTGGCCCGCCTGA
- a CDS encoding SDR family oxidoreductase produces MSTSATDPTTAHHEDGFPAQQQDQPGLTDETRPEPDHGEETYRGAQRLDGRRALITGGDSGIGRAVAIAFAREGADVALTYMPEEQEDAEDTARWITESGARALPLEGDLRDEGFCAEIVERAVDEFGGLDVLVLNAAYQKDREGLDKLETEEMERVFRTNLFAQIFTARAAIPRLKPGASIIVTTSIQAFNPSPGLIDYAMTKAAQVAFVKALAEELGEKGIRVNGVAPGPIWTPLIPATGWDAERLATFGQDTPLGRAGQPAELAGAYVYLASDAASYTSGAILPVTGGKGL; encoded by the coding sequence ATGAGCACATCCGCGACCGATCCGACGACCGCTCACCACGAGGACGGCTTCCCCGCGCAGCAGCAGGACCAGCCGGGACTCACCGACGAGACCCGTCCCGAACCCGATCACGGCGAAGAGACGTATCGGGGAGCGCAGCGCCTGGACGGCCGCCGCGCCCTCATCACGGGCGGCGACTCCGGCATCGGCCGGGCCGTCGCCATCGCGTTCGCGCGCGAAGGAGCGGACGTCGCACTGACCTACATGCCTGAGGAGCAGGAGGACGCGGAAGACACCGCCCGCTGGATCACCGAGAGCGGTGCGCGCGCGCTGCCGCTCGAGGGCGACCTGCGTGACGAGGGCTTCTGCGCCGAGATCGTCGAGCGCGCCGTCGACGAGTTCGGCGGGCTCGACGTTCTCGTGCTCAACGCGGCGTACCAGAAGGACCGCGAGGGCCTCGACAAGCTCGAGACCGAGGAGATGGAGCGGGTGTTCCGCACCAACCTCTTCGCGCAGATCTTCACCGCCCGCGCCGCGATCCCTCGCCTGAAGCCCGGGGCGTCGATCATCGTCACGACGTCGATCCAGGCGTTCAACCCCTCGCCCGGACTCATTGACTACGCGATGACGAAGGCGGCGCAGGTCGCGTTCGTCAAGGCGCTCGCCGAAGAGCTCGGCGAGAAGGGGATCCGCGTGAACGGCGTCGCGCCGGGACCCATCTGGACCCCCCTCATCCCCGCGACGGGATGGGATGCTGAGCGCCTCGCCACGTTCGGACAGGACACGCCGCTGGGCCGTGCAGGTCAGCCCGCCGAGCTCGCCGGCGCGTACGTGTACCTCGCGAGCGACGCGGCGTCGTACACCTCCGGGGCGATCCTCCCGGTCACCGGGGGCAAGGGCCTGTGA